The Bacteroidota bacterium genome segment ATTGGGGGAGCATCAGTATGGCGACGGTTATTTTCCCGGCAGCAGCATTGGTTTTAGCCCACAATCTTTGTACCCCGAGGTTTTCTTTTTGCGGAGCTGCCTGTTGGGCAGAACCAGCAGTAAAGGAAGCGTCAGAAGGGGATAGTATTTTCAGGGTCATTTTTTGACCCTTAAGTGTGAGCACAGCCTGTTGAGAATTAACCAATACTATGGTGGCATCAGTAGTGATACCCCAGGATACTTCGCAAGCTTTGGAAAGCGTAAATTCATCCTGTACAAGTATGGCTTTACGGTTGTCTACCACTTTAAATCCACGTTGAGCTGAGCTTGCAAAGTCTTTATAGGCCGAAGTGAAATCAATAATGGCAAAAGGTTCAGCTACCCCTGTTGCATGCTTTATGAAATTTGAGGTAGCATAAACATTCTGATTTTTATTGCCCAATACCGGAACGTTATGACTGAAGGAATTCAGCCGGTAATAAGTCCAACGAAGGCTGGTTGCACTCATTCCAAAATAATCAGGAAGATTATAGTCATCCGATCCCAGGTCACGGACCCATCTCACGCCCAAAGCATCCATTTCGAAGTTCCCCAGATCAAGATGCCCATGATTTACCTGGTTATATCCGGCTTTGGCGCCAAGAAACAGAGCATTCGGATCATTCCAGGAACTCCGCGAAAAAAAGAGAGGAACTTTTCCGTCGAAATACCTGTCGAGATCACAATTTAAGGAAGAAGAAGTATTGGGTTGATACCAAATAATATGAAAAACGTTGGCGGTTCTGGTGTTCAACTGGTTTTCGATAAAATCAGAAATCTGGTTTTCATGATAAACCGACGAAAGCCACATGCAGGCATGAGGAGCGCTTAATTTTGAAAAATCTCCTACATCTGCATAATTGAGCATATAACCGGTAGGCCCGGATGCATATACCGGGAAGTATCCGGTTTCAGGCATTCCATCATATTTGGTCAGGTTAAAAGTACTATCCAAAGCAGTTTGTAAAGCCGACAGCCCATACGCAGTGTAATCGGTGGCATAATCCCAATAGCCGGGCCCCTCTTCCCAAACGCCATCCGGCCCATAACTTTTCAATGCATAAGGCAAACCCTGCAGGGCATTCGTCAATATATTGGAAGCATCAACGGGATTGGATTCCGCAACAGCCAGAGCCCCGATTAACAATCCACTATTGCATACCTGATTCCAATTAAAAGTCGAAGTTTTCCACCAGGCATTGGAGAGGTAAGCCTTTTTGCCTTCGGCAAGCCCTAACTTTAATAATCCGGATTTAATAGTTTCGCGGGTTTGCTGATCCATGTAATTATACAACCAGTCATATCCGATGGCCACGGCATGGGTCATTTCAGCAACGTCCAAAAAATGGGAAGGGTTCCAGTCGGCAAAAGCACAAACAGTTTTCATATTGTCAACTGCCCCCTTGTAACAACGGGGATCTCCTGTCCAACGATAGGCAAAAGCAAGATTATAGACCCTGCTCAGGCATTCCCTACTCTTGTCCAATAACCTGGGGCCAATCAATATATGTTGAATGGGTGCTTTGGTAAGATCTTTTTCTGCTTGAGCCAACACGTCATTCACATATTTTTTTAATCGAGTATCCGTTAAACTCAATGTTTTAAGTTCCTTTAAACGGGCATCGGTGAGCAACAACCGGGGATGATCGATCTGTAAGGTACTCAAGATCCCACTAAATGAAACTTTTTGAGGGGTATCATCATGTTTACAGGAAGAATTAAAAAAGACCAAAAAGATGACGGTGAAATATAACAAATGCCAATTTGAGATTTTTTTCATTTTTTTAGGTTAAGAATTTTAGGATAGTTTATTCTTTTCATTTAAAACAAGGTACAGGTATGATCTTAATTTTTCTAAAATTAACAGGAACAATTCTTGGTGAAAAGACTGTTCCCGATAAAAGCACAATATAACAAGCTATATTTCAATTATATGAAAGATTAGTTTTGAAAACTTTTTATAAAAATTTATCCGCTAAATATAACAAACGTTTTCAATCAAACTAATCGATATATCTTGCAATAAAGCTAAAAGAATCCCTTCAACCAATAAATGTTATTCCATCACAATATATTTATCTGCAATAATTTTCTGCTGTTCAGTGCGGTTACCGTTTCTAACCAGTGTGTTATTCGTGGATTTTATGTGCCGGCAGTCGTAGGCTTCAATTCCATAACCGTT includes the following:
- a CDS encoding heparinase II/III family protein; the encoded protein is MKKISNWHLLYFTVIFLVFFNSSCKHDDTPQKVSFSGILSTLQIDHPRLLLTDARLKELKTLSLTDTRLKKYVNDVLAQAEKDLTKAPIQHILIGPRLLDKSRECLSRVYNLAFAYRWTGDPRCYKGAVDNMKTVCAFADWNPSHFLDVAEMTHAVAIGYDWLYNYMDQQTRETIKSGLLKLGLAEGKKAYLSNAWWKTSTFNWNQVCNSGLLIGALAVAESNPVDASNILTNALQGLPYALKSYGPDGVWEEGPGYWDYATDYTAYGLSALQTALDSTFNLTKYDGMPETGYFPVYASGPTGYMLNYADVGDFSKLSAPHACMWLSSVYHENQISDFIENQLNTRTANVFHIIWYQPNTSSSLNCDLDRYFDGKVPLFFSRSSWNDPNALFLGAKAGYNQVNHGHLDLGNFEMDALGVRWVRDLGSDDYNLPDYFGMSATSLRWTYYRLNSFSHNVPVLGNKNQNVYATSNFIKHATGVAEPFAIIDFTSAYKDFASSAQRGFKVVDNRKAILVQDEFTLSKACEVSWGITTDATIVLVNSQQAVLTLKGQKMTLKILSPSDASFTAGSAQQAAPQKENLGVQRLWAKTNAAAGKITVAILMLPQWSGTENNFSMDITPLSAW